In the Phaseolus vulgaris cultivar G19833 chromosome 7, P. vulgaris v2.0, whole genome shotgun sequence genome, one interval contains:
- the LOC137830725 gene encoding calcium-dependent protein kinase 26-like has translation MGNSCVGSRSSAANNGTRGSSVPSSYWWCCGYKYGSHACKCDKTNAKATETIQDMPPQIVRIESDEVKPPHRYKEEKPPSEQTRPQPRPHNVKKPASAGLKADSVLQRKTGNLKESYNLGKKLGQGQFGTTFLCVEKATGKEYACKSILKRKLMTEEDVEDVRREIQIMHHLAGSANVISIKEAFEDAVSVHVVMELCAGGELFDRIVERGHYSERKAAKLARTIVGVIESCHSLGVMHRDLKPENFLFVNQQEESPLKAIDFGLSAFFKPGEIFSDVVGSPYYVAPEVLRKRYGPEADVWSAGVIIYILLSGVPPFWGETEQEIFDAILRFQLDFSSDPWPSISASAKDLVRKMLVRDPSKRITAFDVLRHPWIQVDGEAPDKPLDSAVLSRLKQFYAMNKLKKMALRVIAENLSEEEIAGLKEMFKMIDSDNSGQITFEELKIGLKKFGANLNESEIYDLMQAADVDNSGTIDYGEFIAATLHLNKIEREDHLVAAFAYFDKDGSGYITQDELQKACEEFGIGDVRLEEMMREADQDNDGRIDYNEFVAMMQKGNADLGKRGRKGSTSFRIGFREALPVC, from the exons ATGGGAAACAGCTGTGTTGGATCGAGAAGCAGTGCTGCTAATAACGGAACTCGTGGCTCCTCTGTTCCTAGTTCATACTGGTGGTGTTGTGGATACAAATATGGTTCTCATGCGTGCAAATGTGACAAAACGAACGCAAAAGCCACAGAAACTATTCAAGACATGCCTCCACAGATAGTGAGAATTGAGAGTGATGAGGTGAAGCCTCCTCATCGATACAAAGAGGAGAAGCCACCTTCGGAACAAACAAGGCCGCAGCCCAGGCCACACAATGTGAAGAAGCCGGCAAGTGCAGGGCTCAAAGCAGATTCTGTTTTGCAAAGGAAAACCGGTAACCTTAAGGAGTCTTACAATTTGGGAAAAAAGCTTGGACAGGGCCAGTTTGGAACTACTTTCCTCTGTGTGGAGAAAGCCACTGGGAAAGAGTATGCATGCAAGTCCATATTGAAGAGGAAGCTAATGACAGAGGAAGATGTGGAGGATGTGAGGAGGGAAATTCAGATAATGCACCACTTGGCAGGGAGTGCTAATGTGATCTCAATCAAGGAGGCTTTTGAGGATGCTGTTTCAGTTCATGTTGTTATGGAGCTGTGTGCTGGGGGTGAGCTGTTTGATAGGATTGTGGAAAGAGGGCATTACAGTGAGAGAAAGGCAGCCAAGCTTGCAAGAACAATAGTTGGTGTCATTGAGTCTTGCCACTCTCTTGGAGTGATGCATAGGGATCTTAAGCCCGAGAATTTTCTCTTTGTTAATCAGCAAGAAGAATCCCCTCTCAAGGCAATAGATTTTGGACTTTCTGCTTTTTTCAAACCAG GTGAAATTTTCAGTGACGTAGTAGGAAGTCCCTATTATGTAGCACCTGAAGTTCTTCGCAAGCGTTATGGCCCTGAAGCAGATGTATGGAGTGCTGGTGTCATTATATACATTCTCTTAAGTGGGGTGCCTCCATTTTGGGGAG AAACGGAACAAGAGATATTCGACGCAATTTTGCGTTTTCAACTCGATTTCTCATCGGATCCATGGCCTTCCATATCAGCAAGTGCAAAAGACTTGGTTAGGAAGATGCTTGTCAGAGACCCTAGTAAACGGATAACAGCTTTTGATGTTCTTC GTCACCCCTGGATTCAAGTTGATGGAGAAGCTCCTGACAAGCCGCTTGATTCTGCAGTTTTAAGTCGCCTAAAGCAGTTTTATGCAATGAACAAACTCAAGAAAATGGCTCTCAGa GTTATAGCAGAGAATCTCTCTGAAGAAGAAATTGCAGGGTTGAAAGAAATGTTTAAGATGATAGACTCAGACAATAGTGGTCAAATTActtttgaagaactcaagatTGGACTGAAAAAGTTTGGTGCTAATCTCAATGAATCTGAAATTTACGACCTTATGCAAGCA GCAGATGTTGATAACAGTGGCACAATTGACTATGGAGAATTCATAGCTGCAACATTGCATCTAAACAAGATTGAAAGAGAAGATCATTTAGTTGCAGCTTTTGCTTATTTTGATAAAGATGGAAGTGGCTACATCACTCAAGACGAGCTTCAAAAAGCTTGCGAAGAATTTGGCATTGGAGATGTTCGCTTGGAGGAAATGATGCGAGAAGCTGATCAAGATAAC GATGGACGAATAGACTACAATGAATTTGTGGCTATGATGCAGAAAGGTAATGCAGATTTGGGTAAGAGGGGTCGAAAGGGTAGCACTAGTTTTAGAATTGGATTTAGGGAGGCACTACCTGTGTGTTAA